A portion of the Malania oleifera isolate guangnan ecotype guangnan chromosome 3, ASM2987363v1, whole genome shotgun sequence genome contains these proteins:
- the LOC131150708 gene encoding probable ADP-ribosylation factor GTPase-activating protein AGD14 has translation MANRAKEEERIEKIIRGLLKLPQNKRCINCSSLGPQYVCTTFWTFVCTNCSGIHREFTHRVKSISMAKFTFEEVGALQAGGNERAREIYFKVWDPQRHSFPDSSNLHRLREFIKHVYVDRKYAGDRSVHKLQKIKVGEKEEFYENMKAGTYSSGSRSPSYHERSSSGGKDEKSFRYYYDERRSPRYAQENSRYGGYKRSPVRFEVVDDRVREDGLGNGRRSAISRLSNGEVKTVGKSPDLQKNVDRSRSPVVRSIKDILGVNVPSLHVGEIPKSNAGRNVGRDDETSANTQMDASCQGTEPVSGNSSKYKRINSESLIDFSTDPVPPDAAVVQTQQNPQSKDGDTWLSCASSQKKVTQASDPNSLESLLSQLSGPAVVPIGCTPGVHMSGDAPSRTPVEDNCGLLSAGASPATPAEHTSAMPTSIGVSVAASGNNVSMLPPNECAALAAPVEVASVSPNGSADSIVMVTSEQKSPSVLQHQFFSSPPANSGCSAQQIIPTVGILDTQPQTSSLAPNKEGPFTASSNQSSQVVSKPAQEMSSGFGSQHLLGEAKSCGRKELPADLFTATYTSIPAQVMCWQTVQPQGMRFSTPHNPTMMVSYMPDNQVFSNSAKSTNPFDLNAETTQARDQAFVSMAPLQGALPRAPSDASAMLPHSAFALAMPQSAYMGQQASNNMPPPRQQDLGNFGNAGSINTNQQLTSGSLAPTASNSFSSMGTNPFG, from the exons GGACCGCAATATGTTTGCACAACTTTTTGGACATTTGTCTGTACAAACTGCAGTGGAATACA TCGTGAGTTTACACACCGAGTTAAATCGATATCGATGGCTAAATTTACATTTGAAGAAGTTGGTGCTCTTCAAGCAGGGGGAAATGAG CGTGCAAGGGAAATTTACTTCAAAGTGTGGGATCCACAGCGTCATTCTTTTCCAGACAGCAG TAATCTTCATAGACTGCGGGAATTTATAAAGCATGTCTATGTAGATAGGAAATATGCAGGTGATAGGAGTGTGCACAAGCTCCAAAAGATAAAAGTG GGTGAGAAAGAGGAATTTTACGAAAACATGAAGGCTGGTACATATTCAAGTGGATCTAGAAGTCCATCTTACCATGAAAGATCTAGTTCTGGTGGAAAAGATGAGAAAAGTTTCAGATACTATTATGATGAGAGAAGAAGTCCTCGGTATGCCCAAGAAAATTCAAGATATGGTGGTTATAAGAGAAGCCCTGTCCGCTTTGAGGTAGTTGATGATAGGGTTCGAGAGGATGGGCTTGGAAATGGTAGGCGATCTGCAATCAGCAGGTTGTCTAATGGAGAAGTGAAAACAGTTGGGAAGTCACCTGACCTGCAAAAAAACGTGGATAGGTCTAGATCTCCAGTGGTACGCTCTATTAAAGATATTTTGGGAGTGAATGTTCCAAGTCTACATGTAGGTGAAATTCCTAAATCAAATGCTGGAAGGAATGTGGGGAGGGATGATGAGACCTCTGCCAATACACAG ATGGATGCATCTTGCCAGGGGACTGAACCTGTCAGTGGGAACTCAAGcaaatataaaagaataaatTCAGAAAGCTTGATAGATTTTAGTACTGATCCTGTGCCTCCCGATGCTGCAGTAGTGCAAACACAGCAAAATCCTCAATCCAAAGATGGTGATACTTGGCTATCTTGTGCGTCTTCACAAAAGAAGGTGACTCAAGCTTCAGATCCAAATTCTTTGGAATCTTTACTGTCCCAATTATCAGGCCCTGCTGTGGTACCTATTGGCTGCACACCTGGGGTGCACATGAGTGGGGATGCTCCATCAAGAACACCTGTAGAGGACAATTGTGGATTGCTTAGTGCTGGTGCTTCTCCAGCCACACCTGCAGAACACACTTCAGCAATGCCTACTAGCATTGGCGTGTCTGTAGCTGCATCAGGAAACAATGTTTCAATGCTTCCCCCTAATGAATGTGCTGCACTAGCTGCACCTGTAGAAGTGGCATCAGTATCGCCCAATGGCAGTGCTGATTCTATTGTCATGGTCACCAGTGAACAGAAATCGCCTAGTGTGCTGCAGCATCAGTTTTTTTCATCCCCGCCTGCAAACAGTGGCTGTTCTGCTCAGCAAATTATTCCCACAGTTGGAATTCTGGATACCCAG CCACAGACTTCATCACTTGCACCAAATAAAGAAGGACCTTTCACTGCTTCCTCCAACCAATCATCTCAAGTTGTTTCAAAACCAGCCCAAGAAATGAGTTCTGGATTTGGATCGCAACATCTTCTGGGTGAAGCCAAGTCTTGCGGAAGAAAGGAACTTCCAGCG GACCTTTTCACTGCAACTTATACATCAATTCCAGCCCAGGTTATGTGTTGGCAAACTGTTCAACCTCAGGGCATGAGATTTAGCACTCCGCATAATCCTACCATGATGGTATCATACATGCCAGACAATCAAGTTTTTTCCAACTCAGCAAAATCTACAAACCCTTTTGATTTAAATGCTGAAACAACTCAAGCTCGAGACCAAGCA TTTGTCTCGATGGCACCTCTGCAAGGAGCACTACCTCGGGCACCATCTGATGCATCTGCCATGCTTCCACATTCAGCTTTTGCATTGGCCATGCCTCAAA GTGCGTACATGGGGCAACAAGCATCCAATAATATGCCACCTCCCAG ACAACAAGACTTGGGTAATTTTGGCAATGCTGGATCCATAAATACAAATCAGCAGCTGACTAGCGGATCCTTGGCACCCACTGCCTCAAATTCCTTTTCCTCAATGGGAACAAACCCATTTGGGTAG